The Onychomys torridus chromosome 4, mOncTor1.1, whole genome shotgun sequence genome includes a window with the following:
- the Mc3r gene encoding melanocortin receptor 3 — MHKIQVLSLLTSSVKSHIPYLAMSTAVTVATGVGWGCERSPAEKEGRSDRQGMRLDSIHKGNTSKERIFQQLAQDPLEPQLELTPLLVMNSTCCLFSAYPMLPNLSEHPAAPSASNRSSSGFCEQVFIKPEVFLALGIVSLMENILVILAVVRNGNLHSPMYFFLCSLAAADMLVSVSNSLETIMIAIINSDSLTLEDQFIQHMDNIFDSMICISLVASICNLLAIAVDRYVTIFYALRYHSIMTVRKALTLIVAIWVCCGICGVMFIIYSESKMVIVCLITMFFAMVLLMGTLYIHMFLFARLHVQRIAALPPAHGVAPQQHSCMKGAVTITILLGVFIFCWAPFFLHLVLIITCPTNPYCICYTAHFNTYLVLIMCNSVIDPLIYAFRSLELRNTFKEILCGCNGMNLG; from the exons ATGCATAAAATCCAAGTGCTCTCCCTTCTCACATCTAGCGTCAAGTCCCACATCCCCTACCTTGCTATGAGTACAGCTGTAACTGTAGCAACTGGTGTCGGGTGGGGATGTGAAAGGAGCCCAGCAGAGAAAGAAGGTCGGAGCGACCGACAGGGGATGAG ACTGGACAGCATCCACAAGGGAAACACCTCGAAGGAGAGGATTTTCCAGCAGCTTGCTCAGGACCCTCTGGAGCCGCAGCTGGAACTCACCCCTCTGTTAGTCATGAACTCTACATGCTGCCTGTTTTCTGCTTATCCAATGCTGCCTAACCTCTCAGAGCACCCTGCAGCCCCTTCTGCCAGCAACCGGAGCAGCAGCGGGTTCTGCGAGCAGGTCTTCATCAAGCCCGAGGTCTTCCTGGCGCTGGGTATCGTCAGCCTGATGGAAAACATCCTGGTGATCCTGGCTGTGGTCAGGAACGGCAACCTGCACTcccccatgtacttctttctCTGTAGCCTGGCTGCAGCCGACATGCTGGTGAGCGTGTCCAACTCCCTAGAGACCATCATGATCGCCATTATCAACAGCGACTCCCTGACCTTGGAGGACCAATTCATCCAGCACATGGACAACATCTTCGACTCCATGATCTGCATCTCCCTGGTGGCCTCCATCTGCAACCTCCTGGCCATCGCTGTGGACAGGTATGTTACCATCTTCTATGCCCTTCGTTACCACAGCATCATGACAGTAAGGAAGGCCCTCACCTTGATCGTGGCCATTTGGGTCTGCTGTGGCATCTGCGGTGTGATGTTCATCATCTACTCTGAGAGCAAGATGGTCATCGTGTGCCTCATCACTATGTTCTTCGCCATGGTGCTCCTCATGGGCACCCTGTACATCCACATGTTCCTCTTTGCCAGGCTACATGTCCAGCGCATCGCTGCCTTGCCACCAGCTCATGGGGTGGCCCCACAGCAGCACTCATGCATGAAGGGAGCCGTCACCATCACCATCCTTCTGGGGGTGTTCATCTTCTGCTGGGCACCTTTCTTCCTCCACTTGGTCCTCATCATCACCTGCCCGACCAACCCTTACTGCATCTGCTATACAGCACATTTCAACACCTACCTGGTCCTCATCATGTGCAACTCTGTCATTGACCCCCTCATCTATGCCTTCCGCAGCCTGGAACTGCGCAACACATTCAAGGAGATTCTCTGTGGCTGCAATGGCATGAACTTGGGCTAG